From the genome of Prunus persica cultivar Lovell chromosome G8, Prunus_persica_NCBIv2, whole genome shotgun sequence:
TGATAAAGCAGAAGCTCTGATGGCAAAGATGTCACAGTGTGGTTACATGAAGCATCCCCTTGCTTATAACCACATGTTGTCCTTGTACGTTTCCAATGGGCAATTTGACAAGGTTCCAGAAGTAATTCAGGAGTTGAAGAGTAATACTTCGCCAGATGTTGTTACTTACAATCTGTGGTTAACTGTTTGTGCTTCGCAAAGTGATGTTGAAACTGCAGAAAAAGTTTTCCTTGAGTTAAAGAAGGCAAAGCTAAATCCTGACTGGGTTACCTTTAGTACGTTAACCAACTTGTACATAAAAAGTTTGCTGACCGAAAAAGCAGCAGTTACCTTGAAGGAGATGGAGAAAATAGCATCTCGGAAAAATCGAGCTGCATATTCATCCCTGCTCAGCCTGCATACAAACATCGGCGATGAGGATGGCGTTTGGCGAATctggaagaaaatgaaatcatGTTTCCGCAAAATGAATGATGCTGAGTACACATGTATGCTATCTTCGCTTGTGAAACTCAAGGAGTTTGAAGAAGCTGAGAAACTCTATACTGAGTGGGAGTCTGTTTCTGAGACTCATGATGCCAGGGTTTCAAATATACTTCTTGCAGCGTATATCAACAAAGACCAAATGGAAATGGCTGAAACATTTCATAATCGCATGGTGCAAAATGGCATAACGCCTTGTTACAGTACTTGGGAGCTTCTTACATGGGgttttttgaaacaaaaacatacGGAAAAAGTGCTAGATAATTTTAAGAAAGCTGTTGGTAGTGTGAAAAGATGGGATCCTGACAAAAGATTGATTGGAGAAGTATTTAACAGGCTCAAGGAGGAAGGCAATATAAAAGGGGCAGAAGAACTATTGTTGTTTCTTCGGAATGCTGGTCATGTGAGCACTGAGATATATAATTCAGTTCTAAGAACTTATGCAGAAGCTGGTAAAATGCCACTTATAGTTGCAGAAAGGATGGAGAAGGACAATGTTCAGTTGGATGAAGAGACTCGCAGACTTATAAAACTGACTAGCACAATGTGCGTGAGCGAAGTTCCTAACATACGCTCTTGAATGCAAGTGCGATGTGAAATTTACTTCCAGAAAATTAGTAGAATTGGTTGTTTTTCAGCTAACTTTTTGTAGCCATAATGGTTTACTATATGATGCTTCAAATTATAGATTGCATTTGTTTTCTCGATCTTTGAATTTGCTTGTTTATGTTGGCTGGATAACAAGAAGGTGGGATTTGAATGTGATCAAGAAAGAATGCTGTTCATTGTTCTGAAACCAAATCTATATATAAgttgcttcttttcttttcctttttttttttttttttttccggggTTTATGGGCAGAAAGTTTTGCAGTTTACCTAATGGATTTCGaacagtttctggttcaacaAGCAGTTTGACTGATGAATATGGGCAGTAGAGCTGTAAATGTATGTCAAATAGGGGGTTGATTAATTGGGTCATTGATCTTTACACCagtatatatttgtttcaatCAAGCCAGGTCTTCCTTGACCTGCCAAACCCAACTGAACTGCCACTTCTGTTGACCTAGCACTTTGCAATCTTTATGGGTTGGGGCTGGCTGACCcactttaattttgtcggattcTTTTAGAACTGAGCTTTCAACCAAAGCTATACTAACAGTCCCTCCATCTTCCATTGACTGCAAAgttcacaaaaaataaaacagataAATTTAAGTATTTATCAATAGATACAATGTAATTATAAAGTGATATATTACAAACTGTGTTAAGATTATATACAAGCAATTGAACTAGGGCAGACTTACGCCCTAGTCAACAGACCTAATCCGCATCTACTAAAccaaattatactttaatttaatgtgTCTTCAAAATGACAAATACCCAAGAGCTTTGGTTCCCAGTAACTATCAtacaaaaataagataatatatacaaaacctaacttttatatatttgcTTGTGTATGTCACAAGTGGAACTCACTTTCCTAAACCACACTTTGAACAGATGGACTGATGGTAGCGTTGGTAAGGTAGTTAAGAAGAAGCACTGTATACATACGTATGAAATTTGGTAGACTTAATTCGAGTGTGGtttattttgtatattaaAAATTCTGACCAAAATTTAAGGGGGAAAGAAAAACttttagaaacaaaaacagGTTATGGTGGAAGGAGCCGACATCAGAACGTTACGTGAAGAATAACTGCAGCAACGACCAAATAGGAAAAGGGGTTTAcacaacccaacccaacccaacccaacccaacccacgTCCACGTCCCACTTGGACCTATACACACCAAATTACGGAAATGCCCATCTTTTTATCAGAAAACTACATGAACCTAATTATGATGTATTTGGCTTCTGGTCAGACCCATTTTCCTTGTATAATGACCTTTACCCCCCCTGCATTTCTAATTCTGGATATTTGATTTtagattttagatttttttaaaaatacaagtTATAGTTTAATTTACAGAGAAACTCAAATTTGGATGCAAAGAAATGGACTctatatcatatattttattaagaaaCACAAGATTTGTTGGATGGTTGACTATGTGGACATTGACTTATTTAAATcgatataataaaataactttaaattaattcaatctaCGCGAAGATGAATTCGAATTTAGATACAAAAAAAGGGGTAAACTTTTACTCATAAATCCCAAATTTGTTGAATGATTGGCCATGTGGACATTGACTTCCTTAAACCAATGTAGGAAAGTAACTTTTGATAGATCCCTTTATTTCATTAGGTTTTATCATCATTTTTGCTCTATACATAAGGTTTGATATTAGTGAGTAAaagtcaaaataattttgaatttggataTAAATAAAACAGTCGACGACAGTGTTTAATTTGAAGTTAAATACCAATTTATATGCAAGTGACAAACATGGAAGATAGTTGGAGTTTTGAACAGTTATAAAAGATAATTGgagtatttaattttcaaaattccaatcATGCATGGATTATAGGGTTAATCAtcataaatcaaacaaattgtACTTGACACGGAAAGGTCAAAGTAGTCATTAAGGAAAATCCAACCTACACAGAACCGGCAAACCGCATGTTGGTTTTGTGCGTAATTCTAGTCGTAAACTAGGGtcaattaataaattttaatttgttaagAACTGCGCTGGCATAGTCTCGCATTTGAAGATTTAGCAAAGACGCGACCCCAAACGACGACGTGTAGTGaaatatctaaaaagaaaacatatttaCACGCgcttttagagagagagagagagagagagataatttAGTTTTCTCACACATGAGACCTTGGCTATGAATTAtaggattttctctctcttaattTGGTTACGttcctgagagagagagagagagagagagtgagtatATAGTTGCGTTGCAGGTTAGAAGTTGGAGCTCACAATCACAACTCgcaaccctctctctctctcaagtgaaataaaatcctctctctctaatcTCTATCTGTGTCTCTCTGTATATTTTTCCATGG
Proteins encoded in this window:
- the LOC18766184 gene encoding pentatricopeptide repeat-containing protein At4g02820, mitochondrial, with the protein product MLNRTLRSSIAAVRHFTAEAHVETKAATASVEKSSSGGRDTLGRRLMSLVFPKRSAVIAIRKWKEEGHKVRKYELNRIVRELRKLKRYKHALEICEWMTLQQDMKLLPGDYAVHLDLIAKVRGLNSAEKFFEDLPDQMTGHPTCTALLHTYVQNKLSDKAEALMAKMSQCGYMKHPLAYNHMLSLYVSNGQFDKVPEVIQELKSNTSPDVVTYNLWLTVCASQSDVETAEKVFLELKKAKLNPDWVTFSTLTNLYIKSLLTEKAAVTLKEMEKIASRKNRAAYSSLLSLHTNIGDEDGVWRIWKKMKSCFRKMNDAEYTCMLSSLVKLKEFEEAEKLYTEWESVSETHDARVSNILLAAYINKDQMEMAETFHNRMVQNGITPCYSTWELLTWGFLKQKHTEKVLDNFKKAVGSVKRWDPDKRLIGEVFNRLKEEGNIKGAEELLLFLRNAGHVSTEIYNSVLRTYAEAGKMPLIVAERMEKDNVQLDEETRRLIKLTSTMCVSEVPNIRS